The DNA window CCATTTTACCAACACGACGCAATGGGAACTGCTTCTGTGGCCAGACCTTCGTCAAATCAAACACCGAGAAATCCAACTTCTTGGCCTCCTCCTCAGTCATGGTTTGGATGTAAATCGTCCAAGATGGGAAGTCCCCCGCCTCAATGGCCTTTAACAAATCCTCTTGACAGTAGTCTGGGTTCTCACCCGCGATCTTGGTGCCTTCTTCAGCTGTCAAATTCTTAATCCCTTGGTCGGTCTTCATATGAACCTGCACATAATACCAGTCCCCATTCTTTGCAGACCACTTGTAGGTGTGTCCAGAATACCCATTCATGTTTCTGTAAGATGCAGGAATCCCACGGTCAGAGAACAAAATCATGACTTGGTGAATAGCAACCTGATTTTCAGGAGTAGTCAAAAAGTCCCAAAACATGTTGGCATCCTTCAAATTGGTCTTGGGATGTCTCTTCTGAGTATGGATGAAATGTGGGAACTTAGAGGGATCCCTGATAAAGAAAACCGGCGTGTTATTGTAAACCCAGTCCAAATTACCTTCCTCAGTATAAAACTTGGTTGCAAACCCTCTGGGATCTCTAACAGTGTCCGCAGACCCCTTTTCACCACCAACAGTGGAAAAACGGACCAAACACCTGGTCTTCTTCCCAATCTCAGAAAACATAGCAGAACCACAAACATCAGTTATGTCATCCGTCACCTCAAAATAACCAAAAGCTCCCGAACCTCTGGCATGCGGATTCCTCTCCGGAACACGCTCTCTATTGAAGTGCGCCAACAAATCAATCAAGTTGTAGTCCTGCAACAACAATGGACCATGCTGGCCGACCCTCTGCGTAGCAAAAGGCTCATTAAGTGGCTGCCCTAACGAGTTTGTAACCACACGGTCCTCCCTAACATCAGCAGTATTCGTATTATCCTTTCCCTTACCTGACATTTCCCTTTAacagaaaaatatatcGACTCTAAAATAATATGTTCAACCACACaccaaattcaaaatcaaaaataaaaatacaactATCAATCACTAACAGAAATTCTCCTTCCAAGTGATTATACTCTCCTAAGAATTCGTCGACTGTAAAATTATAATACCTGCCGGATAACTATTTCCTTCACCTTTAGTCAGCcaacaaataatatttctgCTGTCTGTCTGTCCTATCTCTCGTAGTCCCTTCAGCCCCGTCACCAGTCCCTTTTTATACAGATTTCAcgcatatatatatatatatatatatttatattaattaatatattcccCATACATAAATTATAAACACTGCGCATACAGCGTTTGTTCCCCCACCCCCCACACAGGATTTCACACGCCACATAATCTATCTATTGCCAACAGTAAAATGAATACATACTACTAGCCTATTAAACCACAGCTATTCACCACACAGCTTCCACTGTGCCCCTCTTCAACCAATACAA is part of the Eremothecium cymbalariae DBVPG#7215 chromosome 2, complete sequence genome and encodes:
- the CTA1 gene encoding catalase A (similar to Ashbya gossypii AGL256W), encoding MSGKGKDNTNTADVREDRVVTNSLGQPLNEPFATQRVGQHGPLLLQDYNLIDLLAHFNRERVPERNPHARGSGAFGYFEVTDDITDVCGSAMFSEIGKKTRCLVRFSTVGGEKGSADTVRDPRGFATKFYTEEGNLDWVYNNTPVFFIRDPSKFPHFIHTQKRHPKTNLKDANMFWDFLTTPENQVAIHQVMILFSDRGIPASYRNMNGYSGHTYKWSAKNGDWYYVQVHMKTDQGIKNLTAEEGTKIAGENPDYCQEDLLKAIEAGDFPSWTIYIQTMTEEEAKKLDFSVFDLTKVWPQKQFPLRRVGKMVLNEVPQNFFAQVEQAAFSPATTVPYQEPSADPVLQARLFSYADAHRYRIGPNYHQVPVNCPYASKAFAPAIRDGPMTVDGNLGSESNYLSTSSQYQFLQQQRPIQQHQETWFGPAQPFHWSTSAGEIDFVQARALYRVLGRQPGQQKNLGHNIAIHVANAAPDIQDRVFAMFSRVDEGLGQAIKKEALSLSPREKRPKL